Below is a window of Pyrobaculum aerophilum str. IM2 DNA.
GAGTACGGCCCCTTGGTGGAAAAATTTATTCTAGCGCACTGTGAGAAACTGTGGGGAAAGACGCTGGCCACATATGAACTGGCATATTTATTAGGGGCGGAGTTGCCAGAGGACTCTATCCTCGGCGCGGCAGCGAGGGCAGGGGCAAAGGTCTTTGTGCCGGGTATTGTCGACGGGGCCGTGGGGACAGCCCTTATGACTTGTAACGACTTGGCGAGGACTAAAAGAGGAGGATCTAGGGCTTTTATAGACGTGTTAAAAGACGAAGAGGAGCTGAGGGAAATAGTACACAACAGTAAGAAATTAGCAGCTTTAATTGTGGGAGGCGGCATTAGTAAACACCACGTAATTTGGTGGGCCCAGTTTAAGGGGGGACTCGATTACGTTGTCTATATATCAACCGCAGTGGAATACGACGGCTCGTTAAGCGGCGCCCGGCCCAGGGAGGCCATTAGCTGGGGGAAAGTTAAACCATCAGCGAAATCTGTCTTCATCTTTGCAGATGCCACGTTAGTGCTTCCAGTGCTTCTCAAAGCCCTTTGACATGCTAATTCAAGTGCTTTCTATAGTGCTGGCATTCACGGCAGGAGTAGCCTTTGGCAAGTGGTGGGTTCAGTTCCAGAAAAGGCGGGGAATTACTTCCCGGGATGTTTACAAGGGTATTGACGGAGTGCCCAGGGCGGGGGGGCTTATAGCCGTGGCGGCCTCTGCGGTAGGATACGGCGTTGCGGCCCTTGTGGCTGAGGAGGCCGCCGTTGTTTTAGTAATATCTCTTATTATAGGTCTCTTGGGCCTTTTAGACGATTTGCGGGGAGTGAGCGAATATGTGCGCGTTTTAGTCCCAGTGTTTTTGGCCATAGGCTTGGCTAGGGCGGTGGGCCAAATGAAATTGACTGTACCAATGGTGGGCCTTTTCTACGGGGCGACTGGATGGTTTGCCGCGTTGGCGTTGCCCGTTATGACAAACGCTTTTAATATGTTGGATCCCGTGAACGGGTATTTGCCCGCTGCAAATATTATCATAGGCCTCGCCCTGGCCGCGGTGGCAGTAATTAGGGGACAGGCAGATGCGGCGTTTCTACTGGCTATTCACGTGGCAGCGTCGTTGGCCCTGTTTCTGTACAATAAGTACCCCGCCAAGACTTTTAACGGCAACGTGGGGAGCTACTTCCTAGGCGCCAGTATATCCACAATAGCTGTTTTATACGACCTCGTGGCGTATTTAATTCTAACAGGCCTGCCCTTTGTGATAAACGGGGCGTTGATAATATTCTCCTCGGGGGGGATAAAGGGGCGTGAGAAAATACAGAGGCCCACTGTTTTAAAAAACGGAGCGGTCTACCAAGAGTGTAACTCCCCAATCTTGTCGCTTGTGAGATTAGCCGTAGCCGACAAGCCGTTGACTGAATACGAGATATTTAAAACGCTAGTTATCTTGACGGCTATTACATCGGCGCTGACAATAGTTTTGGCCGCGTTATTGCGCCTCTTCGCACTGCCGATATGAAAAAGGCGCTTATCGTCGTGGGAGCGTCGTACTTAATACTGCTGGCGTTTTTTGCCATTGCGACTTGGCTCCTGCCCTTGTTAAGACAGAGAGTTCTCGGCGGGTTTACAATTGGCGATGTGGTGACAATAATAGTGGTTTTACTCTACGGGCTGTTTATATATTTAGCCGGGTTTTATCTAGTACGTGGCAGTTGCAAGAGCGGATATTGAAACGCTAAAGTGTATCCGCGGAGAGAGCAATTGGGATTTTTGTCTAAGGCTTAAAAAGGCCAAGGAAGCCCTGGCGGAATTAGAAACTAAGATTGAAAAACTTCTTGAGAAACTGCCGTGAGGAAGGCGTCTGTAGCAGTCCTGGGGGTGGGGGGCGTGGGGAAGACGACGTATGTATTTAGACTTCTGGGCCTCTCCCTAAAGCCCAGGGCCACCCTACGCCCAGGGATATACCGCATGTATCTAAGCGATAAGGAAATTGATTTTATCGACGTTCCGGGCCAAGTGGCCACTGAAGTGGCGAGGAATTTCGCAAAGGCGTGGACGTTTTATGTGGACTTAATGATTTATATGTACGACGTGACAGATCAGTCCTCTCTTTACGCCATTGCGGAGCTCCACAGCGCGTTGCTTGACAGAGGGATTAGGCCTTATAGAAAAGTAGTGTTAGTGGGGAATAAGCGGGACCTCGCCGAAGAGCTCGGCCTTTTTGTAGAAGGCGATGAGATAGCCACGGCAGTTGGCGCCTCTAAAATATATTATATATCTGCCCTTAAAGACAATATTGAGGTTTTATACAAGCCGCTGGAAGAAAACATATGATCCCCCGTGAGGATATTATCACAGGGATTTTAGCCACCCCATTGGTTGCCCTCCTCCAGGAAATTGACGAGGTAAAGCCCAGCCCCAGGGTAAGGCCTCTGTTTGATCTCATTTCGGAAACGGGGGTGTTGCAGAAAAAGGGGGATAAGTACAAAAGGGGACAGGCGCCCCCGGTAGGCGAAGTCTCTCCCATTGCAGAGGCCGTGGCTGAGCTCTTTCAACACATAGTTTTTCCCTACCTAGCGGCCGACAGACAAGCGGTGAGGCTAAGCCGCGAGCTCCAGAGGGCTTTGTATGTATACACATCGGCTTACCAAGCGTTTAGAATTACGGCAGTTCAGGAGCTTTTAAAATTCGGAGGGCTCACCCTTGTGGCGGGGTGGTTCCCCTGTGCCTTTTCCTCAGAGCTAATGTCAATAGCAGGCCGCGATGTGGTAATAGTAGAAGAGCGCGAAGACATATTAACGCTTGAAATGGACCGTCTCTCTTTAATCCCCCTAGCCCCGTCGCCTCCTGGGCGGGAGCTCGCGGCGGCTGGTTTTTACGCCTTTGAAATCACGCGGCTGGACGACTTAGAGCAAGTGGCGGAGAAATACGGCAAATTCGACACGGCAATAGTCTGTAACAGAGGTGTCGACGTGACGAGGTTAGGCGGGCTGGCAGACGAGATTTTTTACATAATGCCCAAAGACAAGGTGATTTTTCAATTAAACGACGCGTTATTGAGAGGACTGGGCCTCACGGCCCCTGCCCAAGACGCAGATAAGGCGCTGAGAAAAGCCGAGAGGGAGGAGCTGGGGCCTTTTGAGATATATATATATATTAAGGAGCGCAGGCACCGCCTGACAAAATAATCTCCACGGCCTCCTTAAACCCTATGCCGCTTGGCCCGTCTACCACTACTTTTGCCGCTTTTTTCGCCGCTGGCGTCGCGTTGCCCACGGCAAACCCCCAGGAGACGCTTAACATGCCCACGTCTACATCGCTGTCTCCCACTGAGGCCACTTGAAAACACGGCACTCCCAGCCTCTGACACAGCCACTTTACCGCAGTGCCCTTGTCGACGCCTGCAGGCCTTACGTGTATGGCATATCCGCTAGACTCCACGACATAGCCCGGCCCCAATACGTCTCTTAAGCGCTCTACCGCGTCCTCTCTAAGCGGTATATACGCCAAGTCGTATTTCCTACACTTATTCTGATGGCTGGGCTTGACGACGCCCGTTGATAATACAAGGCGATCTACCTCTGCCATATCCCCAGAGCATAGCTCGTACGTAACGCCGTCTAGGTGGACGAGACATCCGTTTTCAGCTATGACATCTCTAATCCCCAGGTACCTGGCCACAGTTAACGCGAAATCTAGGCCGTTGGCGGTGGCCAAGACTACTCTAATCCCCGCGTCGCGCGCCCTTCTCAGAGCTAGGAGAGCCTCGGCAGATAGCTCGTATGTGTTTCTGCCAAGAGTCAGCGTCCCGTCTAAATCTACTACAAGCACTTTACACGCCACGTCGCCTAAGAACAGCGCCTTTATAAAAGCTATTGTTTTAGGCAAAAATTTTTTAAGTGGCCGCATCCATCAACCCAGCCGCCGTAGCTCAGCCCGGTTAGAGCGGCGGGCTGTTAACCTAAGGCGGACACCCGTAGGTCCCGGGTTCAAATCCCGGCGGCGGCGCTGGACTACTCTGTTAATATAACTTTGGCGTATTCGGCGAGGGAGTTTCTCAACTGCGCGTCCTCTGTCTGCAAGGCAATTGCTAAAATCAGTTGGGCCAATATTGGCTTTCTATCTTCTTGCGGCAAGGCGTTTAACAAATTAGCCGCTGCCGTGGAGATTAAGCCTATGGCCTCGTCTACTTTTAACTCGATGTTTGAGAGGAGGTCTATGACGCGATCCTCGGTTTTATATAACGTGTATATAGTGGTTAGCATTAAAAAGTCCGTGTCGCTGATTTGTAGCCTCTCGGCCCACTCTTGTACTTTTACCGGGTCTGACAACATATACTGTACAAATTTTTCAAGCTCACTCCTTGGAATTTGAAACATTTTCTCCGCGTCGTTGAGGAATTTCTCAACCCAATCCACATCTAAGACTATAATTCTATTTAAATTGAGAGTTTTTATAAATTCGGTGTTTTCAAAAGCGGGAGTCGGCTGGGTTTACGAGGGTTTTTTCGGCGTAGACGTCCCAGAGGACGTGGACGTGCAAATAGTCCTTGTCACGCACTACCACGAGAGACACATCGCCGGGACCAGGTGGGCGAAGAAAGTAATTATCAACCCGATAGAGTACAGCATGGCGACTGATCTGCAGAGGGCGTTGAGGTATTCAGAGGTGGTGTTAAGGCGGGCTGGGGCGCCTAAAGACGTAAAGCCAGCCGTTGTGGCGGCCCCTTTCCGCGGCTCTGTGTATAAATTCACCGCTGGGTGGGTAGATCTGGGGGACTTATCCGTCCGCGTTTTGCCCTGCGGCTCGCACACGTGGGGACACACTTGCTACGGAGTGGAGAACGCAATATTTGTAGGCGATTTAGACAGCTGGATTGTAAGCGTGGGAGTTTTCATAAACGTCTTGTCTTCCCTGAGAGGCCTCAAGGGGTATGTTGTTTATACAGGCCACGGCGGGAGAGAGCCCGTGGAGGAGTTCGTGGAGAGAATCAGCGCCAGTTTTAAAAAGCTCACTGAAAAATACGTGGAGTGTCTTGGCGAGAAAGTGCCCTACAGAATAGCTCTTTGCGCCAGGGGAGGCGGGGACGTCTTAAGGCTGTCAGAAGAGGGAATTGCTTTTGTAAAATACCTGGCAGAAAACGGCTACGCTAAGATTGTCAACACGTTTCCTTACACAGTCAAGCCCACGTATTGAAGGACTTCGTCTAGCTGACAACGGAAGAGGTGGCTGGGGCTGTCGGGATCGTCCGTGGAGCCGAAGCCGGGGATGTAGTCGCACCTGCTGGCCAGGGCCTTCGCCACCTCCCTCTCACACAGCGGAAGCACTACGGCATATAGAGCCGCGCAGTTTAAGAAGTCGACGTGCCACCTCTTTTTAACAGGCCGGTTTAAATGCCGAGTAACTCTCTTGAGGCAGGACTTTCCACAAGAGCCCACATATGCGTATACGCCGCTTTTTATTACAAATTTTGCCGCCACGTGAGGATCGCAGAGGAAAAAGACCACATAGCTTTTAAAACACTTTGTATGCGACATGTGCGATGAGGAGCCGATGGCTGGCGCAACTCATGGCGTTAAAGCTTGGCGGGTTCTGAGCCTCCTCTTTACCTCCTCCACGAGGCGCGGGAGCACCTCCCCCGCCCTCCCCTGAATGAATACATCTGCTATTGGCGTTATGGCGGAGGGCTCGACGTTTATTTCCACAACCCTCGCCCCGGCCTCTTTAGCTATCCGCGGGATATACGCCGCGGGGTATACCACGCCTGAGGTGCCGACGACTAGCAAGACGTCTGAAACTGAAGCCAGCTCCACGGCGGCTCTCCAAGCCTCTTGAGGCAACGGCTCTCCAAACCAAACGACATCCGGCCTCAACAGCCCACCGCATTTTCTGCACAAGGGGGGCACCTCCTCCACTGGCTTGTCCAATATATACACAGAACCGCATTTTACACACCGCGCACGCCAAATAGAGCCGTGTAACTCAACCACCAGCCTGCTCCCAGCCCTTTGGTGCAAGCCGTCAACGTTCTGAGTTATGACGCCCCTCACCACGCCCATGGCTTCAAGCTCGGCGATGGCATAATGGCCAGGGCTAGGCCTTGCGTTGTAAATAACCTCCTGGCGCCATTTATACCACCGCCACACTAGCGCCGGATCTCTCGCAAAAGCCTCCGGCGTGGCCAGCTCCTCGGGCTTATACCTCTCCCACAAGCCCCCCGGCCCTCTGAACGTAGGAACGCCGCTTTCGGCGGAGATACCCGCGCCGGTGAAAACTACACAATGACGAGAAGAGGCCAATAAGTCTGCAACGTTCATAAATACACCTCACATATTTGTTTATAAGTAATGAGCCAGGCGATTAGGATACGCTACGTCCTCCCCCCTAATAGTTCCTATCCACGTCGACGAATACAATGGGCCAGATATACGACTCGTCCATCCTCCAGCCTGTTAGTGCCCC
It encodes the following:
- a CDS encoding deoxyhypusine synthase, with amino-acid sequence MREIIELYRKVGGFQALHVAEAYDVLKEAVEAADVRFLSFTGNLVATGLREFIADAIRRRLFNVVVTTAGALDHDIAKSMGAVYAPGSFDLDDVDLAAKGYHRLGNVVIKKEEYGPLVEKFILAHCEKLWGKTLATYELAYLLGAELPEDSILGAAARAGAKVFVPGIVDGAVGTALMTCNDLARTKRGGSRAFIDVLKDEEELREIVHNSKKLAALIVGGGISKHHVIWWAQFKGGLDYVVYISTAVEYDGSLSGARPREAISWGKVKPSAKSVFIFADATLVLPVLLKAL
- a CDS encoding UDP-N-acetylglucosamine--dolichyl-phosphate N-acetylglucosaminephosphotransferase, whose product is MLIQVLSIVLAFTAGVAFGKWWVQFQKRRGITSRDVYKGIDGVPRAGGLIAVAASAVGYGVAALVAEEAAVVLVISLIIGLLGLLDDLRGVSEYVRVLVPVFLAIGLARAVGQMKLTVPMVGLFYGATGWFAALALPVMTNAFNMLDPVNGYLPAANIIIGLALAAVAVIRGQADAAFLLAIHVAASLALFLYNKYPAKTFNGNVGSYFLGASISTIAVLYDLVAYLILTGLPFVINGALIIFSSGGIKGREKIQRPTVLKNGAVYQECNSPILSLVRLAVADKPLTEYEIFKTLVILTAITSALTIVLAALLRLFALPI
- a CDS encoding Rab family GTPase, producing MRKASVAVLGVGGVGKTTYVFRLLGLSLKPRATLRPGIYRMYLSDKEIDFIDVPGQVATEVARNFAKAWTFYVDLMIYMYDVTDQSSLYAIAELHSALLDRGIRPYRKVVLVGNKRDLAEELGLFVEGDEIATAVGASKIYYISALKDNIEVLYKPLEENI
- a CDS encoding HAD family hydrolase, with the protein product MACKVLVVDLDGTLTLGRNTYELSAEALLALRRARDAGIRVVLATANGLDFALTVARYLGIRDVIAENGCLVHLDGVTYELCSGDMAEVDRLVLSTGVVKPSHQNKCRKYDLAYIPLREDAVERLRDVLGPGYVVESSGYAIHVRPAGVDKGTAVKWLCQRLGVPCFQVASVGDSDVDVGMLSVSWGFAVGNATPAAKKAAKVVVDGPSGIGFKEAVEIILSGGACAP
- a CDS encoding MBL fold metallo-hydrolase, which gives rise to MFSKAGVGWVYEGFFGVDVPEDVDVQIVLVTHYHERHIAGTRWAKKVIINPIEYSMATDLQRALRYSEVVLRRAGAPKDVKPAVVAAPFRGSVYKFTAGWVDLGDLSVRVLPCGSHTWGHTCYGVENAIFVGDLDSWIVSVGVFINVLSSLRGLKGYVVYTGHGGREPVEEFVERISASFKKLTEKYVECLGEKVPYRIALCARGGGDVLRLSEEGIAFVKYLAENGYAKIVNTFPYTVKPTY
- a CDS encoding GIY-YIG nuclease family protein codes for the protein MVFFLCDPHVAAKFVIKSGVYAYVGSCGKSCLKRVTRHLNRPVKKRWHVDFLNCAALYAVVLPLCEREVAKALASRCDYIPGFGSTDDPDSPSHLFRCQLDEVLQYVGLTV
- the cobB gene encoding NAD-dependent protein deacetylase — encoded protein: MNVADLLASSRHCVVFTGAGISAESGVPTFRGPGGLWERYKPEELATPEAFARDPALVWRWYKWRQEVIYNARPSPGHYAIAELEAMGVVRGVITQNVDGLHQRAGSRLVVELHGSIWRARCVKCGSVYILDKPVEEVPPLCRKCGGLLRPDVVWFGEPLPQEAWRAAVELASVSDVLLVVGTSGVVYPAAYIPRIAKEAGARVVEINVEPSAITPIADVFIQGRAGEVLPRLVEEVKRRLRTRQALTP